The following are encoded together in the Pedobacter sp. D749 genome:
- a CDS encoding transcriptional regulator, which produces MKNPIADLNKIFDSRIRLGVMSVLVVNDEIGFNDLKQMLELTDGNLASHLNTLEQAEFIKVHKGFIGRKTSTTYSITALGKQAFKAHLDALEKMIRKL; this is translated from the coding sequence ATGAAAAACCCAATAGCAGATTTAAATAAAATATTCGATAGCCGGATCAGGTTGGGCGTTATGTCTGTCCTGGTGGTAAATGATGAAATTGGTTTTAACGACCTGAAACAAATGCTCGAATTAACTGATGGCAACCTGGCTTCACATTTGAACACATTAGAGCAGGCCGAGTTTATTAAAGTACACAAAGGTTTTATTGGTAGAAAAACCAGTACCACCTACTCTATTACGGCGTTGGGCAAGCAAGCCTTTAAAGCACATTTAGATGCACTTGAAAAAATGATTAGAAAACTATAA
- a CDS encoding ABC transporter ATP-binding protein: MLKATGIRKSYGNLQILKGVNFEVQKGEIVSIIGPSGAGKSTLLHILGTLDKPDEGFVELKGTVINKLNGDLLSTFRNQNIGFVFQFHHLLPEFSAIENICIPAFIAKTNKKQAENRALELLDLFGLKDRGQHKPNQLSGGEQQRVAIARALINNPSIILADEPSGNLDSENAAGLHQLFVTLRDNFQQTFVIVTHNEHLAKTSDRVVSMKDGLIV; this comes from the coding sequence ATGCTAAAAGCCACTGGAATAAGAAAATCGTACGGAAATCTGCAAATTTTAAAAGGCGTTAATTTTGAAGTACAAAAAGGGGAGATTGTAAGTATTATTGGGCCTTCTGGTGCAGGTAAAAGTACTTTGTTGCATATTTTAGGAACATTGGATAAACCTGATGAAGGATTTGTAGAACTAAAAGGTACGGTTATAAATAAATTAAATGGCGATTTGTTGAGTACTTTCCGAAATCAGAATATCGGATTTGTATTTCAGTTCCATCATTTGTTGCCCGAATTTAGTGCTATCGAAAATATCTGTATTCCGGCATTTATTGCCAAAACCAATAAAAAACAGGCTGAAAACAGGGCGCTTGAGCTGTTAGATCTGTTCGGGCTTAAAGATAGGGGGCAGCATAAGCCCAATCAGCTGTCTGGAGGTGAGCAGCAACGGGTGGCCATTGCCAGAGCGCTGATCAATAACCCTTCAATTATATTGGCTGATGAACCTTCAGGGAATTTAGACTCTGAAAATGCAGCAGGATTACACCAGCTGTTTGTGACGTTGCGCGATAATTTCCAGCAAACGTTTGTAATTGTTACGCACAACGAACACCTTGCAAAAACCAGCGACCGTGTAGTGAGCATGAAAGACGGTTTAATTGTCTAA
- a CDS encoding HAD family hydrolase encodes MDANQYVKDKQIVIFELDDVLFPEKDYLLQVYYLFAQFIEYTEQKSAQPILGFMRSEYENNGAEKLFEKTANQFGIDPKYKYNFDLLHQNARLPLKLLLYKNMLEFMQELVIDRKQIVIVTAGNPEQQLNKIRQTEWNGLEQYLTVYFVEELGQSKAEIFQNILNSSNLSPNQALVVGANKIDEQQSKLINLPYIVSLEIYK; translated from the coding sequence ATGGATGCAAACCAATACGTTAAAGATAAGCAAATCGTAATTTTTGAATTGGATGATGTGTTATTTCCAGAGAAAGATTATTTACTACAGGTTTATTATCTGTTTGCCCAGTTTATAGAGTACACTGAGCAGAAAAGCGCACAGCCCATTCTCGGGTTTATGCGTAGCGAATATGAAAATAATGGCGCAGAAAAGCTTTTTGAAAAAACAGCAAACCAGTTCGGCATTGATCCAAAATATAAATATAATTTCGACCTCCTGCATCAAAATGCCCGCTTGCCTTTAAAGCTTTTGCTTTATAAAAATATGCTCGAATTTATGCAGGAACTTGTAATAGACCGTAAACAAATCGTTATTGTAACGGCGGGCAACCCTGAGCAACAACTTAATAAAATTAGGCAAACAGAGTGGAATGGGCTGGAGCAATATCTAACCGTATACTTTGTTGAAGAACTTGGTCAATCTAAAGCAGAAATTTTTCAGAACATACTAAACAGCAGTAATTTATCGCCTAACCAGGCGTTGGTTGTTGGTGCAAATAAAATTGATGAGCAACAATCTAAATTAATTAATTTGCCGTATATTGTGTCACTAGAAATTTACAAATAA
- a CDS encoding S41 family peptidase: MLRKFISQNAFLCALLIVVGFTVSCKKSNNNPDANTDVESNLLQTPTSDRTLLTKDSIFLYAKQTYYWNKSLPTYDKFNPRAFSSNEKLLYAMTQIAINPQTNKPYEYVERSTSPKYSFIDDGSVAGQLGGVNGDFGFSVFFAGDNDLRIKYVYAASPAAGQGLKRGYQIIKINGNSTINTSDASINYVVNAIFGSSTTVALTVLKPDQTTQDVTVTKAEYNVNPILFSRTYTIGAKKVGYIVFNTFTTNSAPLLDKAFTQFTTDGITELIVDLRYNGGGSVQTSEAFANLIAPSTQNGKVMYTTYWTQTMQDDQATILQNQKFYAKGSDNVTRLYSYFDYSYKPTVAAGNQEVFAKRGSLNALTRVYFIVTGGTASASELLINNLKPVIDVKLIGKKTYGKPVGFFSIRIDKNDLYIPQFETKNQLNQGGYFDGMAVDKDIFDDVTKDFGDTSENMLAQALYYSANGNFSALLKDNAISSTAPLSKTRVEDLSGKMDHEFKGMVETRKLKFK; the protein is encoded by the coding sequence ATGCTTAGAAAATTTATTTCGCAAAATGCATTTTTATGTGCTTTGCTTATTGTGGTTGGATTTACCGTATCGTGTAAAAAATCGAATAATAATCCTGATGCCAATACAGATGTTGAATCCAATCTGTTGCAAACACCAACCAGCGATCGGACACTACTCACTAAAGACTCCATCTTTCTGTACGCCAAGCAAACGTATTATTGGAACAAGAGCTTGCCTACATACGATAAATTCAATCCAAGAGCTTTTTCATCCAATGAGAAATTGCTGTATGCAATGACTCAGATTGCAATTAATCCGCAAACAAACAAACCATACGAGTATGTAGAGCGTTCAACCTCTCCTAAATATTCTTTTATAGATGATGGCTCTGTGGCTGGACAATTAGGTGGTGTGAATGGTGATTTTGGATTTTCGGTATTTTTTGCAGGAGATAACGATTTAAGGATTAAATATGTGTATGCTGCTTCACCTGCTGCCGGTCAGGGACTAAAAAGAGGCTATCAGATTATAAAAATTAATGGTAATTCAACCATAAATACTAGTGATGCCAGTATTAATTATGTAGTGAATGCGATTTTTGGATCCAGTACTACTGTTGCCTTAACTGTTTTAAAACCTGATCAGACCACTCAGGATGTAACGGTAACTAAGGCTGAATATAATGTTAACCCAATATTATTTAGTAGGACATATACCATCGGTGCTAAAAAAGTTGGGTATATTGTTTTCAACACATTTACAACAAATTCTGCGCCTTTGCTGGATAAGGCTTTTACTCAATTTACTACAGATGGTATTACCGAACTAATTGTAGATTTAAGGTATAATGGTGGTGGATCGGTACAAACATCAGAGGCCTTTGCCAACCTGATTGCACCTTCTACACAAAATGGTAAAGTAATGTATACCACTTACTGGACACAAACCATGCAGGATGATCAAGCTACAATTCTTCAAAACCAGAAGTTTTATGCTAAAGGCAGCGATAATGTTACCCGTTTGTATTCGTATTTCGATTATTCTTATAAACCTACAGTTGCAGCCGGAAACCAGGAGGTTTTTGCTAAACGTGGTTCGCTTAATGCCTTAACAAGGGTTTACTTTATCGTAACAGGGGGAACAGCATCTGCCAGTGAGCTGTTGATTAATAATTTGAAACCTGTAATCGATGTTAAATTGATCGGCAAGAAAACTTATGGCAAACCAGTTGGCTTTTTCTCTATCCGTATTGATAAAAACGACTTATATATTCCACAGTTTGAAACCAAAAATCAATTAAATCAAGGTGGTTACTTCGATGGAATGGCTGTTGATAAAGATATTTTTGATGATGTAACCAAAGATTTTGGAGATACCTCAGAAAATATGCTGGCACAGGCTTTATACTATTCTGCCAATGGAAATTTCTCTGCTTTACTGAAAGACAATGCCATTAGCAGTACCGCACCACTATCTAAAACCCGTGTTGAAGATTTGTCTGGTAAAATGGACCATGAATTTAAAGGAATGGTTGAAACCAGAAAGCTGAAGTTTAAATAA
- the dprA gene encoding DNA-processing protein DprA — protein sequence MSTLHKIALTFIKSIGPVTAKNLLAYCGSAEQIFSANKKQLLQIPGIGEKTIEAIRGTDALIRARQELDFIEKHGIEVLFFSDKRYPKRLKNCIDSPILLYSKGTVDFNQQRIISVVGTRNATSYGKNLCKELCEVLAPYHVLIVSGLAYGIDVTTHKECLANHIPTVGVLGHGLDRMYPKIHKTVAQKMVLNGGLLTEFPILTNPDRPNFPQRNRIIAGIADVTVVVEASIKGGALITAEIANSYNKDVYAFPGRTNDVFSEGCNFLIKTNRAGLITNANDLIYYLGWDDEVKVKHHVQQTTLQLSLTPNEQRVISALQNGQLSIDELCTNLNIQQSKLAIVILTLEMQGVIVSLPGKIYKLV from the coding sequence ATGAGCACGCTACATAAAATTGCCTTAACCTTTATTAAATCTATTGGACCGGTAACGGCCAAAAACCTTCTTGCCTATTGTGGAAGTGCTGAGCAAATATTTTCGGCAAATAAAAAGCAGCTTTTGCAGATTCCAGGCATTGGAGAAAAAACAATTGAAGCCATTCGTGGTACCGATGCCCTGATCAGGGCCAGGCAAGAATTGGATTTTATTGAAAAACACGGGATAGAAGTATTGTTTTTTTCAGACAAGAGATATCCTAAAAGGTTAAAGAATTGTATCGATTCGCCCATCCTGCTTTATTCCAAAGGTACAGTTGATTTTAATCAGCAGCGTATCATCAGCGTTGTTGGAACCCGCAATGCAACAAGTTATGGAAAAAATCTCTGTAAGGAATTGTGCGAAGTTTTAGCGCCATATCATGTTTTAATTGTTAGTGGCCTGGCTTATGGCATTGATGTAACCACCCATAAAGAATGCCTTGCAAATCATATTCCTACTGTTGGGGTACTTGGTCATGGTTTAGACCGGATGTATCCAAAAATTCATAAAACAGTTGCTCAGAAAATGGTTTTGAATGGAGGCCTGCTCACTGAATTTCCAATCCTGACCAATCCTGACCGGCCTAATTTTCCACAAAGAAACCGGATTATTGCCGGCATTGCAGATGTTACCGTGGTTGTTGAAGCGTCAATAAAAGGTGGAGCCCTGATTACCGCAGAAATCGCAAACTCTTATAATAAGGATGTGTATGCTTTTCCGGGTAGAACAAATGACGTTTTTTCAGAAGGGTGTAATTTCCTGATCAAGACCAATAGGGCCGGATTAATCACGAATGCTAATGACCTGATTTATTACCTGGGCTGGGATGATGAGGTAAAGGTAAAGCATCATGTTCAACAAACCACCTTACAACTAAGCCTTACGCCTAATGAGCAACGGGTTATTAGCGCCTTACAAAATGGTCAGCTTTCTATAGATGAACTTTGCACAAACTTGAATATTCAGCAAAGTAAACTGGCCATTGTAATCCTCACCTTAGAGATGCAGGGTGTTATTGTTTCGTTACCAGGGAAAATTTACAAGTTGGTGTAA
- a CDS encoding pyridoxal-phosphate dependent enzyme, translated as MWYNNILETIGNTPLVKLNTITKGVPGTILAKIETTNPGNSIKDRMAVKMIEDAEKSGKLKPGGTIIEGTSGNTGMGLAMAAIIKGYKCIFTTTDKQSKEKVDALRAFGAEVIVCPTNVEPEDPRSYYSVSSRLEREVPNSWKPNQYDNLANSQAHYEQTGPEIWAQTEGKITHLVVGVGTGGTISGTGKYLKEKNPDIKIWGIDTYGSVFKKYKETGIFDKDEIYPYITEGIGEDFLPANVNFDVIDLFEKVTDKDAALMTRDIARKEGIFVGNSAGAAIGGLIQLKDKLKPEDVVVVIFHDHGSRYMGKMYNEDWLRERGFLQDEKLTAKSILAKKENTEIVTLDAQKSVLEAINTIKSMNISQIPVTQQGMIVGKIAESDILSALLENPGLKSAPISEIMTATFPFVDLNTSIDKISSLINKENSAVLVEDESGKIEIITQYDIINAISG; from the coding sequence ATGTGGTACAATAATATTTTAGAAACGATTGGCAATACGCCATTAGTTAAATTAAATACAATAACAAAAGGAGTTCCTGGAACAATTCTGGCGAAAATAGAGACTACTAATCCTGGTAATTCAATTAAAGACCGGATGGCGGTTAAAATGATTGAGGATGCCGAGAAAAGTGGTAAATTAAAACCAGGTGGTACAATTATAGAAGGAACATCAGGTAATACAGGTATGGGCCTGGCTATGGCAGCCATTATTAAGGGTTACAAATGTATTTTTACTACAACTGATAAACAATCAAAAGAAAAGGTTGATGCTTTACGTGCTTTTGGAGCCGAGGTAATCGTTTGTCCCACAAACGTTGAACCGGAAGATCCCCGTTCATATTATTCGGTTTCTTCGCGTTTAGAACGCGAGGTTCCAAATTCATGGAAACCTAATCAATATGATAATTTAGCCAACTCACAGGCGCATTATGAGCAAACCGGTCCTGAGATATGGGCACAAACAGAAGGTAAAATTACACACCTGGTAGTTGGTGTAGGTACAGGCGGAACCATTTCCGGAACGGGGAAATATCTGAAAGAAAAAAATCCGGATATTAAAATCTGGGGAATTGATACCTATGGCTCAGTTTTCAAAAAATATAAAGAAACAGGTATATTTGATAAGGATGAAATCTATCCTTACATCACAGAAGGTATCGGCGAAGATTTCCTTCCGGCAAACGTAAATTTTGATGTAATCGACCTATTCGAAAAGGTTACCGATAAAGATGCTGCTTTAATGACACGCGATATTGCACGCAAAGAGGGTATTTTCGTAGGTAACTCAGCTGGTGCTGCTATTGGTGGATTAATTCAGTTAAAAGATAAACTGAAGCCGGAAGATGTGGTTGTAGTCATTTTTCATGATCACGGCAGTCGTTATATGGGTAAAATGTATAATGAAGACTGGTTACGTGAACGTGGATTTTTACAGGACGAAAAATTAACTGCCAAATCTATTCTGGCTAAAAAAGAAAACACAGAGATTGTAACACTTGATGCTCAGAAATCAGTGCTCGAAGCTATCAATACCATTAAGTCGATGAATATTTCTCAAATTCCGGTAACTCAGCAAGGAATGATTGTAGGTAAAATTGCTGAAAGTGATATTTTATCTGCCTTGCTTGAAAATCCAGGATTAAAATCAGCTCCGATTTCTGAAATTATGACGGCTACTTTCCCATTTGTAGATTTGAATACGTCGATTGATAAAATTTCTTCGTTGATTAATAAAGAAAACTCAGCAGTTTTAGTGGAAGATGAATCTGGAAAGATTGAGATCATCACTCAGTACGATATTATTAATGCGATATCAGGGTAA
- the murA gene encoding UDP-N-acetylglucosamine 1-carboxyvinyltransferase, whose product MNAFEITGGIKLKGEITPQGAKNEALQILSAVLLTEEKVTISNIPDIKDVNKLIELLGDLGVTVERINKDTYTFEAKNIDLNFFESDTFKAKGGGLRGSIMIVGPLLARFGKAAIPKPGGDKIGRRRLDTHFIGFEKLGAKFVYDSKKAFFNVDATNLQGAYILLDEASVTGTANIVMAAVLAKGTTTIYNAACEPYLQQLCKMLNRMGAKISGIGSNLLTIEGVKVLGGTEHRMLPDMIEIGSFIGMAAMTESEITIKDVCYDELGVIPEVFKKLGIKLERRGDDIYVPSQKHYEIDTFIDGSILTIADSPWPGFTPDLLSIVLVVATQAKGNVLIHQKMFESRLFFVDKLIDMGAQIILCDPHRATVNGIDKKYKLRGISMTSPDIRAGVSLLIAALSAEGKSTIYNIEQIERGYQDIDTRLRALGAQIKRVNADAPSH is encoded by the coding sequence ATGAACGCATTTGAAATAACAGGCGGAATTAAATTAAAAGGCGAAATCACTCCCCAAGGTGCCAAAAACGAAGCATTACAGATTTTATCTGCAGTATTGCTTACTGAAGAAAAAGTTACCATCAGCAATATCCCTGATATTAAAGACGTAAACAAACTGATCGAGTTATTGGGCGATTTGGGCGTTACTGTTGAACGCATTAATAAAGACACCTATACCTTCGAAGCCAAAAATATCGATTTAAATTTCTTTGAATCTGATACTTTTAAAGCTAAAGGTGGTGGTTTACGTGGTTCGATTATGATTGTAGGACCATTATTGGCACGTTTTGGCAAAGCAGCAATCCCGAAACCAGGTGGTGATAAAATTGGTCGCAGAAGATTGGATACCCACTTTATTGGTTTCGAAAAACTAGGTGCAAAATTCGTTTACGATAGCAAAAAGGCTTTCTTTAACGTTGATGCCACCAATTTACAAGGTGCTTATATTCTATTAGATGAAGCATCGGTAACCGGAACAGCAAACATTGTAATGGCCGCTGTTTTAGCTAAAGGTACCACTACCATTTACAATGCAGCCTGCGAACCCTATTTACAACAACTTTGTAAGATGCTTAACCGCATGGGCGCAAAAATTTCAGGCATAGGCTCAAACCTGCTTACTATTGAAGGTGTTAAAGTATTGGGTGGAACCGAGCACAGAATGCTGCCTGATATGATCGAAATTGGCTCTTTCATTGGTATGGCCGCAATGACAGAATCGGAAATTACCATTAAAGATGTTTGTTACGATGAGCTTGGCGTAATACCAGAGGTTTTCAAAAAACTAGGGATCAAACTAGAGCGTCGTGGCGATGACATTTACGTACCATCGCAAAAACACTACGAAATTGACACCTTTATTGATGGTTCGATTTTAACCATTGCCGATTCGCCATGGCCAGGTTTCACGCCTGATTTATTGAGTATTGTTTTGGTTGTGGCTACACAGGCAAAAGGAAACGTACTCATTCACCAGAAAATGTTCGAGAGCCGTTTGTTCTTCGTGGATAAACTGATTGACATGGGTGCACAAATCATCCTTTGCGATCCGCACCGTGCAACCGTTAATGGTATTGATAAGAAATATAAACTTCGCGGAATCAGTATGACTTCTCCTGATATCAGGGCCGGAGTTTCATTGTTAATTGCAGCTTTATCTGCTGAAGGTAAATCGACCATTTATAACATCGAACAGATTGAACGTGGTTATCAGGATATCGATACCCGTTTACGTGCATTAGGTGCGCAAATTAAGCGTGTAAATGCTGATGCGCCAAGTCACTAA
- a CDS encoding DUF4290 domain-containing protein, whose protein sequence is MNFDYNTTRSHLILSEYGRNVQNMVKYICELPTIEERNKYAQAVIDLMGFLQPHLRDVADFKHKLWDHLHIISGYQIDVDSPYPKPLIENAYIKPAPLAYPQQRITYKHYGKTVENLIEKAMREENAEIKKAMVQSIANFMKMAYVTWNKDNVSDDTIIKDLKYLSGGLLSLDEGVNLAKVEFRAQNPRQSNNNNNRGRSNNNNNNGKNRQNNNNNNNRQRNNNNKPKY, encoded by the coding sequence ATGAATTTTGATTATAATACTACGCGTAGCCATTTAATTTTATCTGAATATGGCCGTAACGTACAAAATATGGTGAAGTATATCTGCGAATTACCCACCATTGAAGAACGTAATAAATATGCCCAGGCGGTAATCGACCTGATGGGTTTTTTGCAACCACATTTGCGTGATGTAGCCGATTTTAAGCATAAACTTTGGGATCACTTACACATTATTTCTGGCTATCAGATTGATGTAGACAGTCCTTACCCTAAGCCATTAATTGAAAATGCTTACATTAAACCAGCGCCACTGGCCTATCCTCAGCAAAGAATTACCTATAAACACTATGGTAAAACGGTTGAAAATCTGATCGAAAAAGCCATGCGCGAAGAAAATGCCGAAATTAAGAAGGCAATGGTTCAGAGCATCGCAAACTTTATGAAAATGGCTTATGTTACCTGGAATAAGGATAATGTAAGCGATGATACCATTATTAAAGATCTAAAATATCTTTCTGGCGGATTGTTATCACTTGATGAAGGTGTTAACCTGGCGAAGGTAGAATTTAGAGCGCAAAATCCTCGTCAAAGCAATAATAACAATAACCGGGGCAGAAGCAACAATAATAACAACAACGGTAAAAACCGTCAGAACAATAATAACAACAATAATCGTCAGCGTAACAACAACAATAAACCTAAATATTAA
- a CDS encoding histidine phosphatase family protein has protein sequence MAKQLLLVRHGKSDWGNLDLKDFDRPLNKRGKENAPEMAERLINKGFKIDLIVSSPAKRAKSTAKFFAEAYQIDQIQFEESIYEANTSALLKVVNGLDDDAENVVMFGHNPGFTDFANELCDADIYNIPTAGMVLISFPFDSWQMVSKGTGELVFFDYPKNSDEV, from the coding sequence ATGGCTAAGCAATTACTTCTGGTCCGCCATGGCAAATCGGATTGGGGAAATTTAGATTTAAAAGATTTCGACAGACCGTTGAACAAACGTGGCAAAGAAAATGCTCCTGAAATGGCCGAGAGACTGATTAATAAAGGTTTTAAAATAGACTTGATTGTTAGTAGCCCGGCAAAAAGAGCCAAATCTACAGCTAAATTTTTCGCTGAAGCTTACCAAATCGATCAGATCCAATTCGAAGAATCTATTTACGAGGCCAATACCTCAGCTTTGCTTAAAGTGGTTAATGGCTTGGATGATGATGCTGAAAATGTAGTGATGTTTGGTCATAATCCTGGTTTTACTGATTTTGCGAACGAGTTATGCGACGCCGACATTTACAACATTCCAACAGCGGGCATGGTATTAATTTCTTTTCCTTTTGATTCGTGGCAGATGGTAAGCAAAGGAACGGGAGAATTGGTGTTTTTTGATTACCCTAAGAATAGTGACGAGGTTTAA
- a CDS encoding glycosyltransferase family 9 protein: MTNYLENMAATQKIIVLRFSAMGDVAMVASVLREFSEQNPSAEIIMVSRPAFKPFFEGIPKLIFHPIQPKTIHKGIDGLYKLYQELRSYKPDAIADLHDNLRSRAISTFFRLTGIKIKRINKGRAEKKALTRQHNKVFKPLRQTVERYADVFRELGCNIKLSHQINKSAQALPKKAEALFSDKTKKKIGISPFAQHIYKVYALEKMEEVIVALSDLGYKILVFGGGKEEQEIAEKWAEKRKNTHNLIGNFNLTEELAIISNLDVMLSMDSSGMHMASLVGVPVVSIWGPTHPYAGFLGYGQLESDCIQVDHPSRPNSIYGNKPCLCGVENCIDLIHPETIVNKIKEKLDG, translated from the coding sequence ATGACGAACTACTTGGAAAATATGGCCGCAACCCAAAAAATTATCGTTTTACGCTTTTCGGCAATGGGCGATGTGGCCATGGTAGCCTCCGTTTTACGAGAATTTTCAGAGCAAAACCCATCTGCAGAAATCATCATGGTAAGCAGACCTGCTTTTAAACCATTTTTTGAGGGCATCCCAAAGCTGATCTTCCACCCTATCCAGCCTAAAACCATTCACAAGGGAATTGACGGCCTGTATAAACTCTATCAGGAGCTTCGGAGCTATAAACCAGATGCTATAGCCGATTTACATGACAATTTAAGAAGCCGGGCTATTTCTACTTTTTTTCGTTTAACAGGAATAAAAATTAAGCGGATAAATAAAGGAAGGGCAGAGAAAAAAGCGTTGACTCGCCAGCACAATAAAGTTTTCAAACCTCTGCGTCAAACAGTTGAGCGTTATGCTGATGTTTTCCGCGAATTGGGTTGCAACATTAAACTCAGTCACCAAATCAATAAATCAGCACAGGCGCTACCTAAAAAAGCCGAAGCTTTATTTAGTGATAAAACCAAAAAAAAAATCGGCATCTCTCCTTTCGCACAACATATTTATAAAGTATATGCTTTAGAAAAAATGGAAGAAGTAATTGTTGCGTTAAGTGATCTCGGCTACAAGATACTGGTTTTTGGAGGTGGTAAAGAAGAACAGGAAATAGCTGAAAAATGGGCTGAAAAGCGTAAAAACACCCATAATTTAATTGGTAATTTTAACTTAACGGAAGAGTTGGCCATTATCTCTAATTTAGATGTAATGTTGAGCATGGATTCATCAGGCATGCATATGGCATCACTTGTAGGTGTACCTGTGGTATCCATTTGGGGGCCAACACATCCTTACGCAGGCTTTTTGGGATACGGACAATTGGAAAGTGATTGTATCCAGGTTGATCATCCTTCGAGACCGAATTCTATTTATGGAAACAAACCCTGCCTTTGCGGTGTTGAAAACTGTATAGATTTAATTCATCCTGAAACAATTGTAAATAAAATTAAAGAGAAATTAGATGGCTAA
- a CDS encoding DUF4254 domain-containing protein produces MISEIANRIFNQVITDYHKFDDIDHPVENPYDAESLEHLFYVKNWIDTAQWHMEDVVRNPQIDPVEGLSWKRRIDAQNQVRTDMVEFIDGYFLNLYQGIAALPEAKINTESPAWAIDRLSILALKIYHMQEEAERESASAEHRAQCQTKLNVLLSQRDDLSTSIDELLADIEAGKKYMKVYKQMKMYNDPSLNPVLYNKA; encoded by the coding sequence ATGATAAGTGAAATTGCCAACCGCATATTTAATCAGGTAATTACAGACTACCACAAGTTTGATGATATTGACCATCCGGTTGAAAACCCGTATGATGCCGAAAGTTTAGAGCATCTCTTTTACGTTAAAAACTGGATCGATACGGCACAGTGGCATATGGAAGATGTAGTGCGTAATCCACAGATTGATCCTGTTGAAGGCTTGAGCTGGAAAAGACGCATTGATGCACAAAACCAGGTGCGTACTGATATGGTGGAGTTTATTGATGGTTATTTCTTAAACCTTTACCAGGGAATTGCAGCTTTACCAGAAGCAAAAATCAACACAGAAAGTCCGGCATGGGCAATAGACAGGCTTTCTATATTGGCACTAAAAATTTACCACATGCAGGAAGAAGCTGAACGCGAAAGTGCATCGGCTGAGCACCGTGCACAATGCCAGACTAAATTAAATGTATTGTTATCCCAACGCGACGATCTATCAACCAGTATTGACGAATTATTGGCTGATATTGAAGCTGGTAAAAAATACATGAAAGTGTACAAGCAAATGAAAATGTATAACGACCCGAGTTTGAATCCGGTATTGTATAATAAAGCATAA